The Burkholderia pyrrocinia genome has a segment encoding these proteins:
- a CDS encoding pilus assembly protein TadG-related protein: MVTIFLAIAVIVLGATDIGRYYAERRHMQAAADAAALSAVTQVASDATCTAATTAVNQVTNVPASLLSGKPSATVTCGIWAAPQSSGGSAQFTRTSGAPLPANNQCAGLSGGVVSNGQSVNAVCVTVSEPVTGLFINGVTISASAIAKSAPSDSFTLLTSLATLQGGLVNQLLTALTNSPNPLTLSVADYQGLAQVNLNMAGILANLPIGSSTSVLSGTVTLGQLLNAELQAATQQNVAAANLTVLSAIVATICPNSQNCGGPSVSLGNLVQTAVSSGASAVNASVNALGLLTTALQVANGTTPVGIQSIQVQTPTALAPLLNATVKGSVSLAGNQPATASGPPGPSTCGTTDCTTHATASQGTIFLNTTLSLLTTCSDGSLTYGNNSCATGSPTSVATVQLPVTIYVAPATAGLQSVVCSANQKIAKVNVQTGALAAYLGGSSSAPAQINLTAPAGYAPDGSGTVPLLTVNLQNLLTLLGNQPSLGGQTNLTTVLGNQLGSGGLLSTLISLLVQQITVTVSLKSGQLSVPVANQSPQTLTFKSSDSPPDIQGPVKTTQFLAPAVQGIANSGLTLSLQVSGGITGALLNLLKLLGLDVSSILSQLLSTLTGPLLTALGNTLVPLLLQPVDSILTSVTGVLGLGLGNAYVANSPLAIKCGDPVLVR; the protein is encoded by the coding sequence ATGGTGACGATCTTCCTGGCGATCGCGGTCATCGTGCTGGGCGCGACAGATATCGGCCGCTACTATGCCGAACGACGCCATATGCAGGCGGCCGCCGATGCGGCCGCGCTTTCCGCTGTTACGCAGGTTGCCAGCGACGCCACTTGCACCGCGGCAACGACTGCGGTCAATCAAGTCACAAACGTGCCGGCGAGCCTGCTGTCGGGAAAACCGTCCGCAACCGTGACGTGCGGCATCTGGGCCGCGCCGCAAAGCAGCGGCGGCAGCGCACAGTTCACCCGCACGTCGGGCGCACCGCTGCCCGCCAATAATCAATGTGCCGGCTTGTCGGGCGGAGTCGTCAGCAACGGTCAATCGGTCAACGCCGTGTGCGTTACCGTCTCCGAACCCGTGACCGGGCTTTTTATCAATGGAGTGACGATCAGCGCGTCGGCCATTGCCAAGAGTGCACCTTCCGACAGTTTTACGCTCCTCACGTCGCTTGCCACGTTGCAGGGTGGCCTGGTCAATCAGTTGCTTACGGCACTCACAAATTCCCCCAATCCGTTGACGCTGTCGGTAGCCGACTATCAGGGGCTGGCGCAGGTCAACCTGAACATGGCTGGCATTCTTGCCAATTTACCGATCGGTTCCAGCACGTCCGTGCTATCGGGTACCGTGACACTCGGCCAACTGCTCAATGCCGAATTGCAGGCGGCGACGCAACAGAATGTAGCAGCCGCGAATCTGACCGTTCTGAGCGCAATCGTCGCTACGATCTGCCCCAATTCCCAGAACTGTGGTGGTCCTTCAGTCTCGCTTGGAAATCTCGTTCAAACCGCTGTCTCAAGTGGAGCCAGCGCGGTTAATGCCAGCGTCAACGCGCTCGGATTGTTGACAACGGCGTTACAAGTCGCGAACGGCACGACCCCGGTCGGCATTCAGTCCATACAGGTCCAGACACCGACTGCGCTTGCGCCGCTGTTGAATGCGACCGTGAAAGGTTCGGTGTCGCTTGCAGGTAATCAGCCGGCTACGGCGAGCGGTCCACCCGGCCCGTCGACTTGTGGGACGACGGATTGTACGACCCATGCAACGGCTTCGCAGGGGACAATATTCCTCAATACGACGCTGTCGCTGCTGACGACGTGCTCCGATGGCTCGCTGACCTACGGTAACAATAGTTGTGCGACAGGTAGCCCGACGTCGGTGGCGACCGTGCAATTGCCGGTCACCATCTATGTGGCGCCCGCGACGGCTGGTTTGCAGTCTGTTGTATGTAGTGCGAACCAGAAAATCGCAAAAGTGAACGTTCAGACCGGGGCACTTGCCGCCTATTTGGGCGGCTCCTCGAGCGCGCCGGCACAGATCAATCTCACTGCTCCTGCCGGTTATGCTCCCGACGGTAGCGGAACGGTTCCGCTGCTGACCGTCAATTTACAGAATCTGCTTACTCTGTTGGGCAATCAGCCTAGTCTCGGCGGCCAGACAAATTTGACGACGGTGCTCGGTAATCAGCTGGGCAGCGGTGGCTTGCTATCCACTTTGATTTCGTTGCTTGTTCAGCAGATCACGGTCACAGTCAGCCTGAAATCCGGGCAACTGTCGGTTCCCGTCGCCAATCAAAGCCCGCAGACGCTTACGTTCAAGTCATCGGATTCACCACCGGATATACAGGGCCCGGTCAAGACGACCCAATTTTTGGCGCCCGCAGTGCAGGGAATCGCAAATAGCGGCCTGACGCTATCGCTGCAGGTGAGCGGCGGTATAACGGGAGCATTGCTGAACTTGCTGAAGTTATTGGGATTGGATGTGAGTTCGATATTGAGCCAGTTGCTGTCTACGTTGACCGGACCGCTTTTGACCGCGCTCGGGAACACGCTCGTTCCGCTCCTTCTGCAGCCGGTCGATTCAATTCTGACCTCGGTCACGGGTGTTCTGGGACTCGGATTGGGTAACGCCTATGTCGCAAACTCGCCGCTCGCGATCAAATGCGGCGATCCTGTGCTTGTTCGTTGA